From a region of the Candidatus Sysuiplasma jiujiangense genome:
- a CDS encoding type II secretion system F family protein encodes MNATVSSYVDLKPLMNVRKDLGKQILAVSVATMFIFLLIGIVGAMNSQNYLGFGFLDWIVLALAVMTGPYGIYASMQVRKIALIEERVPDFLRDVAEAGRFGMTLAQAILIASSGKYGKLTPEIRRMSAQIDWGVPATEAIRMFSERMNSALITRISNIIIKASDAGGNVSDVLNMVAHDARERILDRKERTIAMSTYMVVIYISFAVFLATIFILEATFIPEIKKAGTQLQNAGGVLTTSGISQVNVLAIGPVTLAFYIAVIVHATGDGIMAGVIQDGKITNGMRHSAIMLVIGLVFMHFLLGV; translated from the coding sequence ATGAACGCAACAGTCTCATCTTACGTTGATCTCAAGCCGCTGATGAACGTAAGGAAGGATCTGGGCAAGCAGATACTCGCTGTCTCGGTAGCAACAATGTTCATTTTCCTGCTCATCGGCATCGTAGGTGCCATGAACAGCCAGAATTACTTGGGATTCGGTTTTCTTGACTGGATTGTGCTGGCGCTGGCAGTAATGACCGGACCGTACGGTATCTATGCAAGCATGCAGGTCAGGAAAATCGCACTGATTGAAGAAAGGGTGCCGGATTTCCTCAGGGATGTTGCGGAGGCTGGACGATTCGGAATGACACTGGCGCAGGCCATCCTCATTGCATCTTCGGGAAAGTACGGAAAACTCACGCCTGAGATCAGAAGGATGTCCGCACAGATTGACTGGGGGGTTCCGGCGACAGAGGCAATCAGGATGTTCTCCGAAAGGATGAACAGCGCACTGATAACAAGAATTTCAAACATAATCATCAAGGCAAGTGACGCGGGAGGGAATGTTTCAGATGTACTGAACATGGTTGCGCACGATGCAAGAGAGAGGATACTCGACAGAAAGGAACGGACAATTGCAATGAGCACATACATGGTTGTAATCTACATATCATTTGCAGTGTTCCTTGCAACCATATTCATACTCGAGGCAACATTCATACCCGAGATAAAGAAGGCAGGCACGCAGCTCCAGAATGCCGGGGGGGTCCTCACCACAAGCGGCATATCGCAGGTCAATGTCCTGGCAATAGGACCGGTAACACTCGCGTTCTACATAGCAGTCATTGTTCATGCAACAGGTGACGGTATTATGGCTGGAGTAATACAGGACGGGAAGATTACGAACGGAATGAGGCACAGCGCCATCATGCTTGTAATCGGGCTTGTCTTCATGCATTTCCTGCTGGGGGTCTGA